In one window of Sciurus carolinensis chromosome X, mSciCar1.2, whole genome shotgun sequence DNA:
- the Mpc1l gene encoding mitochondrial pyruvate carrier 1-like protein yields MGVVAAWLKQTKDYVKTKEFRDYVTSTHFWGPVANWGLPLAAFKDMKASPDIISGRMTTALILYSMTFMRFAYRVQPRNRLLMACHFTNVVAQSVQAGRYINYHYRGGAQRATPHKTCGPPAASSGVQPPK; encoded by the coding sequence ATGGGAGTCGTGGCAGCGTGGTTGAAGCAGACGAAGGACTACGTGAAGACGAAGGAGTTCCGGGATTACGTAACCTCCACCCACTTCTGGGGTCCTGTGGCCAACTGGGGCCTCCCACTGGCCGCCTTTAAGGACATGAAGGCGTCGCCGGACATAATCAGTGGCCGCATGACCACAGCGCTCATCTTGTACTCGATGACCTTCATGCGCTTCGCCTACCGTGTACAGCCTCGAAACAGGCTGTTGATGGCGTGCCATTTCACCAACGTGGTGGCACAGAGTGTGCAGGCAGGCCGCTACATAAACTACCACTATCGTGGTGGCGCCCAGCGGGCCACCCCCCACAAGACCTGCGGCCCTCCAGCAGCCAGCTCCGGTGTCCAGCCCCCAAAATAA